A stretch of the Edaphobacter acidisoli genome encodes the following:
- a CDS encoding PEP-CTERM sorting domain-containing protein (PEP-CTERM proteins occur, often in large numbers, in the proteomes of bacteria that also encode an exosortase, a predicted intramembrane cysteine proteinase. The presence of a PEP-CTERM domain at a protein's C-terminus predicts cleavage within the sorting domain, followed by covalent anchoring to some some component of the (usually Gram-negative) cell surface. Many PEP-CTERM proteins exhibit an unusual sequence composition that includes large numbers of potential glycosylation sites. Expression of one such protein has been shown restore the ability of a bacterium to form floc, a type of biofilm.), whose amino-acid sequence MNKARIIIALFGLFAALAIAPIASADPVSVSGSGTWDAATPTTAYSVAGASWYFSFNLPDPIASNPSTQVTNFTYDLNGSEVINSMPGGILFYSVADGGGFDLFVPVDSSSGASIISLYFPDDVGSDLSLAFGNYSAEIGLNDSLLPGSGEGNVNITPEPSSIILLGTALLMGSALIYRCRTIRA is encoded by the coding sequence ATGAACAAAGCACGAATCATCATTGCTCTCTTCGGCCTCTTCGCCGCACTCGCAATTGCGCCAATCGCGAGTGCGGACCCCGTATCAGTCTCCGGGTCCGGCACCTGGGACGCGGCCACTCCCACAACCGCATACAGCGTGGCCGGAGCAAGCTGGTATTTTTCTTTCAATCTACCCGACCCCATCGCCAGCAACCCATCCACGCAAGTCACCAATTTCACCTACGACCTCAACGGCTCTGAGGTCATCAACTCCATGCCTGGGGGCATACTCTTCTACTCGGTAGCGGATGGCGGAGGCTTCGATCTCTTCGTTCCAGTAGACAGCTCCTCGGGAGCCAGCATCATCAGTCTTTACTTTCCGGATGACGTAGGCAGTGACCTCTCACTCGCCTTCGGCAACTACAGTGCCGAAATCGGCCTTAATGACAGCCTCCTGCCCGGCTCCGGTGAAGGTAACGTGAATATCACACCTGAACCATCCAGCATTATTCTGTTAGGTACAGCGCTACTTATGGGGAGCGCGCTTATTTATCGATGTCGTACCATTAGAGCCTAG
- a CDS encoding MBG domain-containing protein, with protein MRNIWRRGAAIRNLGFVALLFCTFLHIDRAFGQATNLVVDSLQGEVDQNEIDTYISFMNNPANTNATLPTNALGDNLAFGTPGTNLEGLNYMYRIAGDLNLTTEQMQLMDLAITWSERFILLRNDQAMGPHQVMWTGNVDPVWVTYAATSSEAGYAGSENGDTAGHILFTALNILETPSIWNQTVPDGDPNHFGTTYLQRAQTYINMMEYTTQNYFTKYFINPTTYQIVPPTSAVWVAFNENMDAWNRQFLLTNDYLRLAQCHAILGDNPTLQAFYTNIVKTSADAFIANAHLVTAYGQAAYDWGYGNEGDLLGQVTGESSSHASYDMQGLARVFEAGPAYTSATQSDMQRYANTIEYVLFNFAAYNANQTTAYYKTIDAGLPPVPAGTATQDYLYPQFYFLTPYNTLFWSPAAYGAGVHNNYHNNPYMTAGILYSKHWVYNHPQDLISVASNTQTVSAGGTATYTVSTTSTTPVALSVSGLPSGDTASFDNASISSGTTATLTVTAATGSINGSSLFTLTGSNGNGTQSLGLSIVVTAPDFTIGLSSTSTVTAGNPGSFTVTITPLNGFTGNVTLSPDTPLLEPGTSVTFNPPVIAISSGTGVSSVVAATLPTTPGGEWPFGVIATSGATSHEGYSRLTVEASQQTVSFPSISNVVYGTAPIHLQAAATSNLPVAYTVTGPAILTGSPTLQGQTLTITGAGVVTVTASQAGSKYVAAATPVVQSFTVAPAVLTLAAQNTSMLYGSPVPALTANITGYVNGDTSSVVSGSPALSTTATSTSPLGTYPITVSQGTLAAANYTFTFANGVIDIYGGRR; from the coding sequence ATGCGAAACATTTGGCGTAGGGGTGCAGCCATTCGAAATCTGGGCTTCGTCGCCCTTCTCTTCTGCACATTCCTACATATTGATCGGGCCTTCGGGCAGGCGACCAATCTCGTCGTCGACTCTCTGCAAGGCGAGGTCGACCAGAACGAAATCGACACCTACATCAGCTTCATGAACAACCCCGCAAATACAAACGCAACCCTCCCTACCAATGCGCTCGGCGACAACCTCGCCTTCGGCACGCCCGGCACCAATCTTGAAGGGCTCAATTACATGTACCGCATCGCCGGAGATCTGAACCTGACCACCGAGCAGATGCAGCTCATGGATCTTGCCATCACCTGGTCCGAGCGGTTCATCCTCCTGCGCAATGATCAGGCAATGGGACCGCACCAGGTCATGTGGACCGGCAATGTCGATCCCGTCTGGGTCACCTACGCCGCTACCAGCAGCGAGGCCGGATACGCCGGCTCGGAGAATGGAGATACGGCAGGTCACATTCTCTTCACCGCGCTCAACATTCTCGAAACGCCCTCCATCTGGAACCAGACAGTCCCCGATGGCGACCCTAACCATTTCGGAACCACTTATCTTCAGCGCGCCCAGACCTACATCAACATGATGGAGTACACCACGCAGAACTACTTCACCAAATACTTCATCAACCCCACCACCTACCAGATCGTTCCACCCACCTCTGCCGTCTGGGTCGCATTCAACGAGAACATGGATGCATGGAACCGTCAGTTCCTGCTGACCAACGATTATCTGCGTCTCGCGCAATGCCATGCCATTCTTGGCGATAATCCCACGTTGCAGGCCTTCTACACCAACATCGTCAAAACCTCAGCCGACGCCTTCATTGCCAATGCGCACCTCGTCACTGCATACGGCCAGGCAGCCTACGATTGGGGCTACGGCAACGAAGGCGACCTCCTCGGGCAAGTAACCGGCGAAAGCTCCAGCCATGCTTCTTACGACATGCAGGGCCTCGCTCGCGTCTTCGAGGCAGGTCCCGCATATACCTCCGCGACGCAGTCCGACATGCAGCGTTACGCCAACACAATCGAATACGTTCTCTTCAACTTTGCGGCTTACAACGCCAACCAGACCACCGCGTACTACAAGACCATCGATGCCGGCTTGCCGCCAGTTCCAGCCGGAACCGCAACGCAGGACTATCTCTATCCGCAGTTCTACTTCCTGACGCCATACAACACGCTCTTCTGGTCCCCTGCTGCATACGGCGCCGGAGTTCATAACAACTATCACAACAACCCCTACATGACTGCGGGCATTCTCTACTCCAAGCACTGGGTCTATAACCATCCTCAAGACCTCATCTCAGTCGCTTCCAACACCCAGACAGTCTCTGCTGGCGGTACGGCCACCTATACCGTGTCGACTACCTCCACCACACCGGTCGCACTCAGCGTGAGCGGCCTTCCTTCAGGAGACACTGCCTCGTTCGACAACGCATCAATCAGCTCAGGCACCACCGCAACCCTGACCGTCACTGCCGCGACCGGCAGCATCAACGGCAGTTCCCTTTTCACCCTCACTGGAAGCAACGGCAACGGAACTCAATCGCTGGGTCTTTCGATTGTCGTCACCGCTCCCGATTTCACCATCGGGCTCTCCAGCACCAGCACAGTCACGGCAGGAAACCCGGGAAGCTTCACCGTCACCATCACTCCACTCAACGGCTTCACCGGCAATGTCACGCTCAGCCCCGATACTCCGTTGCTCGAGCCAGGCACCAGCGTCACCTTCAACCCACCTGTCATTGCAATCAGCAGCGGAACAGGCGTCTCCAGTGTTGTCGCAGCCACATTGCCCACAACTCCCGGTGGAGAATGGCCCTTCGGTGTAATCGCGACCAGTGGCGCTACGTCGCATGAGGGCTATTCGCGGCTTACCGTAGAGGCCTCACAGCAAACCGTCAGCTTCCCATCCATCTCGAACGTGGTCTACGGAACCGCTCCGATTCATCTACAGGCAGCGGCAACCTCGAACCTGCCTGTCGCCTACACGGTTACTGGACCTGCAATCCTGACGGGCTCGCCTACGCTTCAAGGCCAAACCCTCACCATCACCGGTGCTGGCGTCGTTACTGTGACCGCTTCGCAGGCCGGCAGCAAATACGTTGCCGCGGCAACTCCAGTCGTACAAAGCTTCACGGTAGCGCCCGCAGTGCTCACCCTGGCTGCGCAGAATACGAGTATGCTCTACGGCTCTCCAGTGCCCGCACTCACAGCCAACATCACAGGCTACGTGAACGGCGATACATCAAGTGTTGTCTCCGGATCACCCGCCCTGAGCACGACAGCGACCAGCACTTCGCCACTCGGCACCTACCCGATCACCGTCTCTCAGGGAACACTGGCAGCGGCGAACTACACCTTCACCTTCGCCAATGGCGTCATCGACATCTACGGCGGCCGACGATAA